Within Eleutherodactylus coqui strain aEleCoq1 unplaced genomic scaffold, aEleCoq1.hap1 HAP1_SCAFFOLD_443, whole genome shotgun sequence, the genomic segment ACAATCATCCCGTGCTCTCCTCCACAATCATCCCGTGCTCTCCTCCACAATCATCCCGTGCTCTCCTCCACAATCATCCCGTGCTCTCCTCCGCAATCATCCCGTGCTCTCCTCCACAATCATCCCGTGCTCTCCTCCACAATCATCCCGTGCTCTCCTCCGCAATCATCCCGTGCTCTCCTCCACTATCATCCCGTGCTCTCCTCCGCAATCATCCCGTGCTCTCCTCCACAATCATCCCGTGCCCTCCTCCACAATCATCCCGTGCCCTCCTCCGCAATCATCCCGTGCCCTCCTCCGCAATCATCCCGtgctctcctccaccatcctctGCTGCTCTCCTCCACAATCATCTCCTGCTCTCCTCTACAATCATCTCCTGCTCTCCTCCACTGTTTTCTCCTGCTATCCTTCTGCCCTCCCACGCCGCCgtcttctcctgctctcccgcgccgccgtcttctcctgctctcccgcgccgccgtcttctcctgctctcccgcgccgccgtcttctcctgctctcccccgccgccgtcttctcctgctctcccccgccgccgtcttctcctgctctcccccgccgccgtcttctcctgctctcctccgccgccgtcttctcctgctctcccccgccgccgtcttctcctgctctcccccgccgccgtcttctcctgctctcccccgccgccgtcttctcctgctctcccccgccgccgtctTCTCCTGCTCTCCCCCTACGCCTGCCTTCCCTCGCCATCTGTCCCTGCCCTCCTCTCGTGCGCTCCTCCATCCTTCTTCCTGCATTCCCTCCTCTCGTGCGCTCCTCCATCCTTCTTCCTGCATTCCCTCCTCCACTGTATTCTGCTCTCCTCCATCATCATCTTCTTCTGCTCTCCTCCACAATCATCCCATGGTCTCCTCCGCAATCATCCCGTGCTCTCCTCCACAATCATCCCGTGCTCTCCTCCACAATCATCCCGTGCTCTCCTCCACAATCATCCCGTGCCCTCCTCCACAATCATCCCGTGCCCTCCTCCACAATCATCCTGTGCCCTCCTCCACAATCATCCCGTGCCCTCCTCCACAATCATCCCGTGCTCTCCTCCACAATCATCCCGTGCTCTCCTCCACAATCATCCCGTGCTCTCCTCCACAATCATCCCGTGCTCTCCTCCACAATCATCCCGTGCTCTGCTCCACAATCATCCCGTGCTCTCCTCCACAATCATCCCGTGCCCTCCTCCACAATCATCCCGTGCCCTCCTCCACAATCATCCCGTGCTCTGCTCCACAATCATCCCGTGCTCTGCTCCGCAATCATCCCGTGCTCTGCTCCGCAATCATCCCGTGCTCTGCTCCCCAATCATGCCGTGCTCTGCTCCACAATCATCCCGTGCTCTCCTCCACAATCATCCCGTGCCCTCCTCCACAATCATCCCGTGCTCTCCTCCACAATCATCCCGTGCTCTCCTCCACAATCATCCCGTGCTCTCCTCTACAATCATCCCGTGCCCTCCTCCACAATCATCCCGTGCTCTCCTCCACAATCATCCCGTGCTCTCCTCCACTATCATCCCGTGCTCTCCTCTACAATCATCCCGTGCTCTGCTCCACAATCATCCCGTGCTCTCCTCCACAATCATCCCGTGCCCTCCTCCGCAATCATCCCGTGCTCTGCTCCGCAATCATCCCGTGCTCTGCTCCCCAATCATGCCGTGCTCTGCTCCACAATCATCCCGTGCTCTCCTCCACAATCATCCCGTGCCCTCCTCCACAATCATCCCGTGCTCTCCTCCACAATCATCCCGTGCTCTCCTCCGCAATCATCCCGTGCTCTCCTCCACAATCATCCCGTGCTCTCCTCCACAATCATCCCGTGCCCTCCTCCGCAATCATCCCGTGCTCTCCTCCGCAATCATCCCGTGCTCTCCTCCACAATCATCCCGTGCTCTCCTCCACAATCATCCTGTGCTCTGCTCCACAATCATCCCGTGCTCTCCTCCACAATCATCCCGTGCTCTCCTCCGCAATCATCCCGTGCTCTCCTCCACAATCATCCCGTGCTCTCCTCCACAATCATCCTGTGCTCTGCTCCACAATCATCCCGTGCTCTGCTCCGCAATCATCCCGTGCTCTCCTCTACAATCATCCCGTGCTCTCCCTCTGCCCTCACTCGCCACCTGTCTTCTCCTGCTCTCCTCCACAATTATCGCCTTCTGCCCTCCCTCGCCGCCATCTTCTCTTGCTCTCCTCCTCCGCCGCCTTCTCTTGCTCTCCTCCTCTGCCGCCTTCTCCCGCTCTCCTTCTTCGCCGCCTCATCCAGCTCTTCGCCGCCTCCTCCAGCTCTCCGCCGCCTCCTCCAGCTCTCCGCCGCCTCCTCCAGCTCTCCGCCGCCTcctcccgctctcctccgccgccgtcttctgctgtcttctgctCTCCTTCTGTCCTCCCTCCCCTATGTTCCCTCCTCCAGCTCTCCGCCGCCTCCTCCAGCTCTCCGCCGCCTCCTCCCGCTCTCCGCCGCCTCCTCCCGCTCTCCGCCGccgtcttctgctttcttctgctCTCCTTCTGTCCTCCCTCCCCTatgttccctcctcctcctcctctgtctccccGCGTTCCCTCCTCCGccgtcttctgctttcttctgctCTCCTTCTGTCCTCCCTCCCCTATGTTCCCTCCTCCAGCTCTCCGCCGCCTCCTCCAGCTCTCCGCCGCCTcctcccgctctcctccgccgccgtcttctgctgtcttctgctCTCCTTCTGTCCTCCCTCCCCTatgttccctcctcctcctcctctgtctccccGCGTTCCCTCCTCCGCCATCTTCTGCTTTCTTCCGCTGACTTTTCCTGCCCTCCCTCGCCGTCTGCCTCTGCCCTCCTCTCAtgccctcctcctccatctcccctTGCCCAGGATAGGACGTCTATAACAAGGCGCAAGTGCCAGAATGATATGTTTATTATAGTCAGATGTACAGGAGCGTGTTCATGATGACCCCACTACATACAGGAGGTGAGGGCAGATGTTGGGGGTTATGGTTCTTCAGGGTTGGCATTAATACTCCACAAGGGGAGTATAGTCGTGGGCCGGTGGCAGGAGGGGAGCATTATgtatcatggtggtctgggcagtGGTAATCGTGGAAGTCTGGCTTCTGCGCTTGATCTCTCGCGCCATCTGGCACCAGGTGCAGGAATAGCAGCAGCAGGACTGGAAGCCGTCATCACAAATAGAcccctaaaagaagaaaaatgggGGGTCAGACCGTTATCAGGCGAGGCCTCTGTGACTCCACAACCCCTATATATAACATACCTGAATCTTGTATCTCTCCCGCACCGCTGCCCTCATCGCTATTGTTATGGGAGGCAAGACTCCACTGCACCCAATATATCCCATCACGCACGGGTCCAAGAGCGGGAGGCAACGGCACTCACCAAAATCACTCACTGTGCCACACTGCAGGCAAGGAAAGCACCACAAGGCACAGCAACCTGCAACGGAAAGGAGCATAAACATAAAACACCTGGTCAtaacctgcagataatatacatatatgtcaCCCCGCCATAACCTggagataatatacatatataacaccccgCCATAACCTGGagatcatatacatatataacaccccgCCACAACCTGGagatcatatacatatataacaccccgCCATAACCtacagataatatacatatataacaccctcaATAACCTGGagatcatatacatatataacaccccgCCATAACCTGGagatcatatacatatataacaccccgCCATAACCtacagataatatacatatataacaccccgCCACAACCtacagataatatacatatatgtcaCCCCGCCATAACCTGGagatcatatacatatataacaccccgccataacctgcagataatatacatatataacaccctcaataacctgcagataatatacatatataacaccctccaTAACCAGGAGATCATATACATGTATAACACCCTCCAtaacctgcagataatatacatatataacaccctccataacctgcagataatatacatatataacaccctccataacctacagataatatacatatataacaccctcaATAACCTggagataatatacatatataacaccctccataacctacagataatatacatatataacaccccgCCACAACCTGGagatcatatacatatataacaccccgCCATAACCtacagataatatacatatataacaccctccataacctgcagataatatacatatatgtcaCCCCGCCATAACCTGGAGATCATAAACATATATAACACCCGCCATAACCTGGagatcatatacatatataacacccgcCATAACCTGGagatcatatacatatataacaccccgCCACAACCTGGagatcatatacatatataacaccccgCCATAACCtacagataatatacatatataacaccccgCCACAACCtacagataatatacatatatgtcaCCCCGCCATAACCTGGagatcatatacatatataacaccccgccataacctgcagataatatacatatataacaccctcaataacctgcagataatatacatatataacaccctccataacctgcagataatatacatatataacaccctccataacctgcagataatatacatatataacaccctccataacctgcagataatatacatatataacaccccgCCATAACCTGGacatcatatacatatataacaccctccataacctggagatcatatacatatataacaccccgCCATAACCTGGagatcatatacatatataacaccgcGCCATAACCTGGagatcatatacatatataacaccctccataacctggagatcatatacatatataacaccctccataacctggagatcatatacatatataacaccgcccataacctgcagataatatacatatataacaccctccataacctggagatcatatacatatataacaccctccataaactgcagataatatacatatataacaccccgtcataacctgcagataatatacatatataacaccctccataacctgcagataatatacatatataacaccctgccataacctgcagataatatacatatataacaccccgccataacctgcagataatatacatatataacaccccgCCACAACCTGGagatcatatacatatataacaccctgccataacctgcagataatatacatatataacaccctccataacctggagatcatatacatatataacaccccgCCACAACCTGGagatcatatacatatataacaccccaccataacctgcagataatatacatatataacaccctccataacctggagatcatatacatatataacaccctgccataacctgcagataatatacatatataacaccccgCCATAACCtacagataatatacatatataacaccccaccataacctgcagataatatacatatataacaccctccataacctgcagataatatacatatataacaccccgCCATAACCtacagataatatacatatataacaccccgccataacctgcagataatatacatatataacaccctccataacctgcagataatatacatatataacaccctccataacctgcagataatatacatatataacaccctccataacctgcagataatatacataaataacaccctccataacctgcagataatatacatatataacaccctccataacctgcagataatatacatatataacacccaccataacctgcagataatatacatatataacaccctccataacctgcagataatatacatatataacaccctccataacctgcagataatatacatatataacaccctccataacctggagatcatatacatatataacacccaccataacctgcagataatatacatatataacacccaccataacctgcagataatatacatatataacaccctccataacctgcagataatatacatatataacaccctccataacctgcagataatatacatatataacaccctccataacctgcagataatatacatatataacacccaccataacctgcagataatatacatatataacaccctccataacctgcagataatatacatatataacaccctccataacctgcagataatatacatatataacaccctccataacctggagatcatatacatatataacaccctccataacctgcagataatatacatatataacaccctccataacctgcagataatatacatatataacaccctccataacctgcagataatatacatatataacaccctccataacctggagatcatatacatatataacaccccgCCATAACCTAcacataatatacatatataacaccctccataacctgcagataatatacatgtATAACACCCCCCATAACCTGGagatcatatacatatataacacccgcCATAACCtacagataatatacatatataacacccgccataacctgcagataatatacatatataacaccctccataacctgcagataatatacatgtATAACACCCCCCATAA encodes:
- the LOC136590995 gene encoding placenta-specific gene 8 protein-like isoform X1; translated protein: MFMQTVMSQPGVITTQTVTISHAPRWDSGICDCCDDCGVCCCALWCFPCLQCGTVSDFGECRCLPLLDPCVMGYIGCSGVLPPITIAMRAAVRERYKIQGSICDDGFQSCCCYSCTWCQMAREIKRRSQTSTITTAQTTMIHNAPLLPPAHDYTPLVEY
- the LOC136590995 gene encoding placenta-specific gene 8 protein-like isoform X2, translated to MQTVMSQPGVITTQTVTISHAPRWDSGICDCCDDCGVCCCALWCFPCLQCGTVSDFGECRCLPLLDPCVMGYIGCSGVLPPITIAMRAAVRERYKIQGSICDDGFQSCCCYSCTWCQMAREIKRRSQTSTITTAQTTMIHNAPLLPPAHDYTPLVEY